The Hippoglossus hippoglossus isolate fHipHip1 chromosome 16, fHipHip1.pri, whole genome shotgun sequence genomic sequence aaattgtccctcataactatagatagacaaacacacgtgcacaataggaaatattttgttgttattgcaCAGAACTTACAGTTCGTTTACCTTTACGAAAAACGATGTGAATATTTGCCACATTACGGTTAAAGAagtgtatttattattcattttatttattgcaatGCGATAATTATACAGGTTCCACTCTTATGTGAGgtattaaaatatcaaatatgaacTGGAAATTGGGAATGCTGGGAAACTGGGAATGCTGTGAGCACTGTTTTGCAAATGTTGCGTGTGTCTTTAATTCtgaatgtttctttctttgtgtataaaataaatgtctctaATTTGAAGTTGCCAGTATTTCTGTTTTACATTAGGAGTAgaaaggagaaggagacagTTTGTGATGTGGaagttttccttttaaaaaaagaggacgAAGACAAGAATGATATGAATTGTGACAGTTTCCCAAAAAATATTCATGCAGCCCAAACTTTTTACCTCTGCCGAGAACTCAGTATAAACTTACATCCGCTTTAACTGACTGACTATACACAGATGGAGGAGATAGAACcgatgatgataataattagAATCACTTTGACGACTGGTTTTTCACTGTGAGTTACATCAGCTTTATGacatgatgataataattagAATCACTTTGACGACTTTATGACATGATGATCAAATGAGACCTTGAGCCTCctgaacttttactttgaaagggaGCTGTCTCTAGTTTCTGGATTTCCTTGATCAATTTTGATTTCTCGGGTTGGATGAAGAAACGAGTTGTCTGAATTGTAATGTTCGTCTTCATTGAAGGAGACATATTTAGATATCATCAgcatttatttgtatctgtacACGAAAGACAATGAAATCAGAAAATCCCCCCCTAAAGTGACGTTTTTActatacaacacaaacaactgtaGATGAATTTTACGTCACGCATGGACCGTTCAGTCACATGACTGCTTCGTACAAATAACAACACACATAAGtcagctttattttatttttgagacTCACAACTGGAAAGTAATGGGGAGATTTTACTGACACGATGATAAGTTACAGACTAAATTTGTCTCTTGTCAATAACATGTTTTGTGTAGTTGATAAAGTAAACAGGTTGCAGAACCAGCTCTGTTGCAGTATAGGCCCCATCTCCCCTTTTAGGGATAGGTAAGTGCCGTTCCTAATCCTGAGCTCTCACTCACACTTTAATACCATTTTACCATTATACTGTTATCACTGGCCAGTCCGGGCAGAGTCCAGCCTTATCAGCCATCGACTGTGGCATCGCTTATCATCAGTTCTTTCCTCACCCCGCGCGAAAGGGGatttacactgtgtgtttctttccctcAGTGTCTCTAGGTAGCGGAGCAGGGATCTTGGTCATCATGATCATGTTATTAGCGATGGCGATGGCCGTCGCTCCCGAGGCCTTGGAGCTGCGCTGCATGCTGATGATGTCGCCGCTGGTCTGCTCAGGCTCTGCACGACGGAACAGATGTCTCATCGTGGACTGGTTGGAGAAAAGGGCCGTGATCATCATTCAGTGAATCGATTAAGTAAATATAGGAATAGGTGCGTGATGGAGGGATACAGGCAAGGATGGATGGATCAGGtggaagagaggaaggatgaGAATGAGCGACAGTCTTACCTGGAAGTTATTTGTAACGAAGCAGTAGACGACAGGATCCATGCAGCTATTCAAACTACTGAGAGTGACGGTCAAGTGATAGACGATGACATGATGAGGCATGTCGGGGTTGAAGTACACCACcacctacaacacacacaaaattacatTTGACAATAATGTTCATTTCATAAGAAAAAGTGATGATGCCTCAGACAGCACAtatacctccactaaggcccagcttatgaaaccacattaaaattcactTGATCCAGGGTAttacttggatctgcaccaaattgcacacactcatgaatatcagtccccaaagATGCCTGATTTAGTTcgatcaagatccatgaattactccctgggaaatcaaagataatgttttttctcctccctgacATATATGACATCTTTCTACCAAGTTTCAATGGAAATCagtcaagtagtttttgcgcAATCCTACGAACTGATAAACGAAGGCAGACGAAAACATCCTCCTGGGCAGAAGTAACAATGTGTGATACCTGTTGCTCACCCACCTGTCTAATGTGGAAGGGTGTGAAGCACACGGTGAAGATGATCAGCACTGTGGTCAGCAGCTGGACggccctcttcctcctctccctgacaAAATACAGTTAAAACCACCACCACGACATCCCGTCAGCTTAAAGTTCCCCCGAGTACTTTGATTAGTCTGccatattttattaaatcaaaagCAGCTAATATAATCAAATACAGGACAATATAAATTCTGgtattcttttttcatttctttccctAACAGCGTGTGTACCTGCTCTGCTGCATCAGACGACGGTCGGCAAGGGCCCACATGATCCTCACGGTGAAGACCACGATGATGACGAGGGGTAGGAAGAACTCAGTGATGGTGAGAAAGAGGAGCTTGGACAGGCAGCAGCCCGTGTGCTGGAAAGCGGTGGAGAGGAAGGAGTAGGTGACCACGATGGCAAAGAgccagacagagacacacacacatttggccACGCTGGAGTTCCTCCACCGACGGGAGGCTTCAACCTGCAAGGTCACAAGAAATTAAGTACTTTTGGATTTCCTGGAAAGAGACGATAAAGGTGTccgaaaacacaacatacacacataacCCACCTGCACGATGGCAAGGTAGCGGTCGACACATATGCAGGTGAGAAACAAGATGCTGCAGTACATGTTGACAAAGTAGCTGAAGATGTGCAGGTAGGAGCAGGTGAGACAGGCTCCTCCGCTGTAGTAGAGCAGGATGCGAGTGGGCAGGGAGAGATTCACCAGGAGGTCCGTCACCGCCAGGTTGATGGTGTAGATCACGGAGGTGGTCCTCTGCTTGGTGCGGAAGCAGAACACATACAGTGCCACCACGTTGAGCACCATGCCTACCTGGAGACGAGAGGACGAGAGGAACAGGAGAGACAGATGTGGGCCACTGATGCAGCACATCTGTCCTTCTTGTGGCCCAAACATTAGCAATAGCAACATCAActgtggcccaaatatcccaaaacaaatgtggggcTTTTTTTGGCAAAAATGCGGTGCTCTTTGCAAGATGTAAACTGGATGTGAccctaaagtggcccatgtggtaaatggtcaAAAACTAATTC encodes the following:
- the gpr20 gene encoding G-protein coupled receptor 20 isoform X1, whose amino-acid sequence is MMDFNSTESWMFVNTSFPLLPVIASPTNRSGMEAYLQRLAHLDEGLYNDFYGFWIALMVINSLIFLVGMVLNVVALYVFCFRTKQRTTSVIYTINLAVTDLLVNLSLPTRILLYYSGGACLTCSYLHIFSYFVNMYCSILFLTCICVDRYLAIVQVEASRRWRNSSVAKCVCVSVWLFAIVVTYSFLSTAFQHTGCCLSKLLFLTITEFFLPLVIIVVFTVRIMWALADRRLMQQSRERRKRAVQLLTTVLIIFTVCFTPFHIRQVVVYFNPDMPHHVIVYHLTVTLSSLNSCMDPVVYCFVTNNFQSTMRHLFRRAEPEQTSGDIISMQRSSKASGATAIAIANNMIMMTKIPAPLPRDTEGKKHTV
- the gpr20 gene encoding G-protein coupled receptor 20 isoform X3 — encoded protein: MVGMVLNVVALYVFCFRTKQRTTSVIYTINLAVTDLLVNLSLPTRILLYYSGGACLTCSYLHIFSYFVNMYCSILFLTCICVDRYLAIVQVEASRRWRNSSVAKCVCVSVWLFAIVVTYSFLSTAFQHTGCCLSKLLFLTITEFFLPLVIIVVFTVRIMWALADRRLMQQSRERRKRAVQLLTTVLIIFTVCFTPFHIRQVVVYFNPDMPHHVIVYHLTVTLSSLNSCMDPVVYCFVTNNFQSTMRHLFRRAEPEQTSGDIISMQRSSKASGATAIAIANNMIMMTKIPAPLPRDTEGKKHTV
- the gpr20 gene encoding G-protein coupled receptor 20 isoform X2 — encoded protein: MIQTPQLHPSPQLIYWFDYFSPEVGMVLNVVALYVFCFRTKQRTTSVIYTINLAVTDLLVNLSLPTRILLYYSGGACLTCSYLHIFSYFVNMYCSILFLTCICVDRYLAIVQVEASRRWRNSSVAKCVCVSVWLFAIVVTYSFLSTAFQHTGCCLSKLLFLTITEFFLPLVIIVVFTVRIMWALADRRLMQQSRERRKRAVQLLTTVLIIFTVCFTPFHIRQVVVYFNPDMPHHVIVYHLTVTLSSLNSCMDPVVYCFVTNNFQSTMRHLFRRAEPEQTSGDIISMQRSSKASGATAIAIANNMIMMTKIPAPLPRDTEGKKHTV